The Takifugu rubripes chromosome 3, fTakRub1.2, whole genome shotgun sequence genome contains a region encoding:
- the tcea2 gene encoding transcription elongation factor A protein 2 — protein MGATQKSRGCPNSRHSNSQHAPAGVCQQQTSASSSWRRGAASWRHPWTLSASDTTEKLLEKMVRSQEVERIAKKLDKMVQKKKTDGALDLLRELRNMKMSLEMLQSTRVGMSVNAVRKQSSDEEVQNIAKSLIKSWKKLLDGSEEKKKDGSPVRSSSTSKDSGSSRKSTKASDESSGAPTGPGLPPPVAAFPPALVTKDNVRNKCRELLVAALQTGGDHLTMGVDCQHLAAQIEEEIYQEFKSTETKYKSRLRSRISNLKDQKNPELRRNVLCGNISPQRIASMSAEEMASAELKQIREALTKESIREHQLSKVGGTETDMFICNNCHGKSCSYTQVQIRSADEPMTTFVLCNSCGNRWKFC, from the exons atggGCGCAACACAAAAGTCACGAGGTTGCCCAAACAGCAGACACTCcaactcccagcatgcaccagcCGGCGTGTGTCAACAACAAACCAGCgcaagcagcagctggagaagaggagcagcttcTTGGCGGCATCCATGGACACTTTCAGCCAGTGACACgacagagaagctgctggaaaAGATGGTCAGAAGCCAGGAAGTGGAGAGAATCGCCAAGAAACTGGATAAAAtggtgcagaagaagaaaacg GATGGAGCTCTGGACCTGCTGAGGGAGCTGAGGAACATGAAGATGTCTTTGGAGATGTTGCAG TCCACCAGAGTGGGGATGTCAGTGAACGCGGTGAGGAAACAGAGCTCTGATGAGGAGGTTCAGAACATCGCCAAATCTCTCATCAAGTCCTGGAAGAAGCTGCTGG ACGgttcagaggagaagaagaaggacgGCTCCCCTGTGAGGTCTTCGTCCACCTCCAAggactctggcagcagcaggaaaag CACTAAGGCATCAGACGAGTCCTCCGGCGCTCCCACCGGCCCAGGCCTCCCCCCGCCAGTGGCCGCCTTCCCTCCTGCTCTTGTCACCAAAGACAACGTGAGGAACAAGTGTCGCGAGCTGCTGGTGGCGGCGCTGCAGACCGGCG gcgATCACCTGACCATGGGCGTGGACTGCCAGCACCTCGCAGCACAGATTGAAGAAG AGATCTACCAGGAGTTCAAATCGACAGAAACAAAATATAAATCTCGCCTACGAAGCCGAATCTCCAACCTGAAGGACCAGAAGAACCCTGAGCTGCGCCGAAACGTCCTCTGTGGAAACATCTCTCCTCAACGCATCGCTAGCATGAGCGCTGAG gagatgGCGAGCGCAGAGCTGAAGCAGATCCGAGAGGCTCTGACCAAAGAGTCCATCAGGGAACACCAGCTGTCCAAGGTCGGCGGCACCGAGACGGACATGTTCATCTGCAACAACTGTCACGGGAAGAGCTGCTCatacacacag gtgcaGATCCGCAGTGCCGACGAGCCCATGACCACCTTTGTGTTGTGTAACAGCTGTGGGAACCGATGGAAG TTCTGTTGA
- the rgs19 gene encoding regulator of G-protein signaling 19 yields MDTIPNYEVCTKPSTEEIRMWSQSFERLMRNPAGRNLFREFLRTEYSEENMLFWLACEDLKKELNNSIVEEKARFIYENYISVLSPKEVSLDAQVREVINKKMQDPTVQAFEDAQLQIYTLMHRDSYPRFLSSNIYKSLAQGSSGTSSEA; encoded by the exons ATGGACACCATCCCTAACTATGAAGTTTG CACGAAGCCGTCCACTGAGGAGATCCGGATGTGGTCTCAGTCCTTTGAGAGGCTGATGAGGAACCCGGCGGGTCGGAACCTCTTCCGGGAGTTCCTGCGCACCGAGTACAGTGAGGAGAACATGTTGTTCTGGTTGGCCTGTGAAGATCTGAAGAAGGAACTCAACAACAGCATCGTGGAGGAAAAGGCTCGCTTCATCTACGAGAACTATATCTCCGTCCTGTCACCCAAAGAG GTCAGTCTGGATGCCCAGGTTCGAGAGGTGATCAACAAGAAGATGCAGGATCCCACAGTGCAAGCGTTTGAAGATGCGCAGCTCCAGATCTACACGTTGATGCACAGAGACTCCTACCCACGATTCCTCTCCTCAAACATCTACAAGTCGCTGGCTCAAGGCAGCTCGGGGACCTCCTCCGAGGCCTAg